GTTTTATATGTAGAAGACGAACAAGGAAATCTGATCAAAGATTTCAGAAAAGAATTCGAATCCAAAGAGAGAAAAAGATTACTCTCGCCGGAAACAAGTTACGTGATCACTTCGATGATGGAAGATGTGATCAAAAAAGGAACCGGAACAGGAGCCAGGTCTTACGGACTCACTCGCCCCGCCGCGGGAAAAACTGGAACTACAAATAATTTTAGAGATGCTTGGTTTGCAGGTTATACTCCGGAACTTGTAGCGGTCGTTTGGGTTGGTTATGATACCGGAACACTTTCACTCGGTAGAGGAATGTCGGGTGCAGTTGTAGCCGCTCCTATCTGGGGAAGATTTATGGCAAACGCGCTCTCTCACGAAAAATCAAAATCATTCGATTTCGGAGACGCAAAAATTGTGCGTAGGACCATCTGCTCTATCTCCGGAAAACTTCCAGGCAGTCATTGTTACCAAACGGAAGAAGAAGTTTTCGACAAAGATACAGTTCCGAAAGAAGTCTGCGAAGATCACCGCGGAATGACCGAACCGGATCCGACTCCTACCCATACCACAGACCCGGGAACTACCAAAAAGAAAAAACCGAACCTCTTCGAAGGCGATGAGGACGTAATCCGGTAAGGTCTTATACAAAAAGAGTTGTCGATTTCGGAACCACTCACCAAATAGATGAATCAGCAGTCAGGAGTAGCAGATGGCCATCGGTAAGGATAATAATAACAGCGTAATCGGCCCAGGTTCCATTTTTGAGGGCAAATTCTATATCGCTGGTTCCCTACGTATCGACGGAAAATTCGAAGGGGAAATTAAAACCGACGACGCATTATTTATTGGAGAAACCGGTAAGGTTCGCACTAACATTTCCGCAAGAGAAGTGATCGTAGCAGGAACTTTGATCGGAAACATTAAGGCGGAATCGGAAGTCCGCTTGGAAGAAACTGGACGTCTCTTAGGGGATATTATCGCTCCCGCTCTTTCCCTGGCAAAAGGTGTGGTAGCGAAGGGTAATATCACCGTGACCGGCGGACAGAAGAAAGACGTTAAAAAGATCGTGGAAGAATCTTTTGGCGGCACAAGGACCTTGGACAATGGTAAGGAAGAATAACTCTTAAGTCCCGAGTTCTTTTTCCCACCTCTTAGAATTGTTCGAATCAAAAACTCGGGTGGTTCTCCGCCCGATCGACCGATACTCATAGTATGATCTTCAAGAAGCCCAGGCAATTG
The DNA window shown above is from Leptospira neocaledonica and carries:
- a CDS encoding bactofilin family protein produces the protein MAIGKDNNNSVIGPGSIFEGKFYIAGSLRIDGKFEGEIKTDDALFIGETGKVRTNISAREVIVAGTLIGNIKAESEVRLEETGRLLGDIIAPALSLAKGVVAKGNITVTGGQKKDVKKIVEESFGGTRTLDNGKEE